In Streptomyces sp. P3, one DNA window encodes the following:
- a CDS encoding ABATE domain-containing protein codes for MALGTVTDFHELRFDAGRCCLDLLATSHPQEHLDGVAPLCAWIRGCGLVPPGTPLTQADPSWPPAFRELRRNIGQLVHEWLAHTAAAPHDLALARVNDAARVAPPVPRAVRGEDGALVRELDRPPGCAALLAAVALDAVELLTDPVARAGLRQCAGDNCPIVYVDTSRGRRRRWCSSEVCGNRERVARHRRRAALARA; via the coding sequence ACGCCGGGCGGTGTTGTCTCGACCTGCTGGCGACCAGTCATCCCCAGGAACATCTCGACGGCGTCGCGCCGTTGTGCGCGTGGATCCGCGGCTGCGGACTCGTCCCGCCGGGCACGCCGCTGACCCAGGCCGACCCGTCCTGGCCGCCGGCCTTCCGGGAACTGCGCCGCAACATAGGACAGTTGGTGCACGAGTGGCTGGCCCATACCGCCGCCGCCCCCCACGACCTCGCGCTGGCCCGGGTCAACGACGCCGCCCGGGTCGCGCCGCCCGTCCCTCGCGCCGTGCGTGGCGAGGACGGCGCGCTGGTGCGCGAGTTGGACCGGCCGCCGGGCTGCGCCGCGCTGCTCGCCGCGGTCGCCCTGGACGCGGTGGAACTGCTCACCGATCCGGTGGCCCGGGCCGGGCTGCGGCAGTGCGCGGGGGACAACTGCCCGATCGTGTACGTCGACACCTCCCGGGGCCGCCGCCGGCGCTGGTGCTCCAGCGAGGTCTGCGGGAACCGGGAACGGGTCGCGCGGCACCGCCGGCGCGCCGCGCTCGCGCGCGCCTGA